Genomic DNA from Salinibacter pepae:
ACGAACACGACCTCCCCCGGGTGCCCCCACAGCTCGGCCGCGTACCCGTCGTGCTCCATGAGCGGCACCGGGGCGTCGAAGGTGATGGTGTCGCCCTGCACCTGCACGCGCCCGAAGCGGTCCGGCGCCTCCGCCGGGGACTCCTGGCGGGTGAGGGCGTCGTAGACCGAGTCGCTCCCTTCCAGCGCGGCGAACGCGGCCCCCAGGTCCGGGGTCTCGTCGTTCTGGGGCGGCGTGTATCCCTTCACGTCCGCCATGGGCGGCAGGCGCGCCCCGTCGTTCCCCTCTCCGTTGGGCGCCGGCGCCTGGTTCGGAAGGTCGACCGGGGCGTAGGCGGACGGGTCCAGCGGGTCCGCGTCGTGCTCTTCGGTCCACCCTGCGTCCTCCCAGTCGGACGTGTCCACGTCCTCAGCCTTCTTCAGAAGCCGGTGGTTGTCCCGGTCCTTGGTCACGTAGTCGAGCACGAGCTGGTCCCAGTCGGCGTCGTCGGGCCCGAGAACGCTGATTGCGTCGAGCAGCTGCTGCAGCTCCTGAATCGTACAGCTTTTCTCCATCATCGACAGCTCGCACCGCACGTAGAGGTTGACGGCCGCCTCCAGGTACGGGTGGCCGCCGTGCGACCGGCGCAGCGCCTCGCGGACGAGCGACGGGTGCAGCGGCTCGAAGTGGAGGTACGGCATTCGCCGGTGGGCCGGCCCGGACAGGTCGCGCTCGTCGTTGAGCGTGATGCAGACGTAGAGGTTGTCCATGTTCGCCTGCACCTGGATGTCGCCGTAGTTGACCCGCCCGTTCTGCAGAAAGTCGAGCAGGAAGGCGTCGGCGGTGGGGCGCGTCTTGTCCCACTCGTCGAGGATGAGGAGCGTGTTGCCCTCGTGGCTGGCCCGGACGGCCTTCGGCAGCTCGCCCCACTGCTTCTTGATGCCGCTCTCCGCGTTCTCGTCGGGGAGCAGATCGAGGATCAGGTCCTCCTCCCGGCTGCCGGGGCTCACCTGCTTGAAGAAGGTCTCCATGTCCAGGATGTCTCCCAGCACCTCCAAGAGCCACGTCTTGCCGGTGCCGGGCGGGCCAAACGCGAAAAATCCGCCCAGGGGATCGGTCATGAGGGCAGCCATCACGCTCCGCGCCCGCTCCCGGGAGCAGATGTATCCCGCATCGTTGAGGGCCGTGTGGAGCGCGTCGACGGTCAGGGCCTCGACCGGGTCGTCCGGAGCGTCGGGCGGCCGCGTGTCAGGGGTGGAGTCGGCCATTGGAGCCATACAAACAGGAACTACAGAAAAGCGCGTCGCGATGGGCACCTAGTCGCGGCTGAGCGGCGTCCCGAGAAACTCCCGGAAGATGTTGATCAGAACGTCGATTCCGAGGGACAGGCCCGTACTGCGGAGGGCGCGGCCGGGGGCCCACGTCCCTCGTTCCCAGCGGGCCTGGGCGAGGGCGCCGCCGTAGGTGGCGGCGACATTCGGGGCGTTCGGCACGCGGGCGCCGGTGGGGGTCCGGGCGACAAAGGGAGACAGCACTGCGTGCCGAAGCCGAGCCCCGGGGCCGCTGTGCCGGCCCAGACGGGGACGGATGTCAAGGTGTAGGGCGGCGGCCAGTCCGTGCATCGTGCCGGTCTGGAGCACCGATTCTCCCGTGCTCGACCCGACACGGGCCGCGTACCCGCCGACCGTCTCGCCCCAGGCGCCTGGATCATCGTCGAGGTGCGACCCGGTGGCGGATCCGATGCTCTTGAAAAAGAACCCGGGGCTCAGCACATCGCTCCGGAGCGCCGCCCAGCGTGCATCGGCCTCCCGCCGGTCGGCCCCAGCCGCCTGGGCGATGGCCGCCGGGGGCAGCGCCACGGCACTGCCCAGCAGCAGGATTCCCAGCGCGACGATGGGCAGGCCTGTCCGGGAACGAGGCATGAAGGGGTTACTCCAGGTGGTGATAGTCCAGTTCGTGCTCCTCGTCGACGGCCTGCTGGAC
This window encodes:
- a CDS encoding ATP-binding protein, whose product is MADSTPDTRPPDAPDDPVEALTVDALHTALNDAGYICSRERARSVMAALMTDPLGGFFAFGPPGTGKTWLLEVLGDILDMETFFKQVSPGSREEDLILDLLPDENAESGIKKQWGELPKAVRASHEGNTLLILDEWDKTRPTADAFLLDFLQNGRVNYGDIQVQANMDNLYVCITLNDERDLSGPAHRRMPYLHFEPLHPSLVREALRRSHGGHPYLEAAVNLYVRCELSMMEKSCTIQELQQLLDAISVLGPDDADWDQLVLDYVTKDRDNHRLLKKAEDVDTSDWEDAGWTEEHDADPLDPSAYAPVDLPNQAPAPNGEGNDGARLPPMADVKGYTPPQNDETPDLGAAFAALEGSDSVYDALTRQESPAEAPDRFGRVQVQGDTITFDAPVPLMEHDGYAAELWGHPGEVVFVEATATRADLRLLQQERGLEFISYADEEIIGRYDGLHLRWTPDAGAEIIVPTARRDTFDDLFRGTWLNEADIAGPADLPTPVLARLGTQQAGVVEARHADEPVADPYFAGVFDYWTQSEQDTIETAAVSGYDAFMDHAEAHADPLILEGDAVYALFDGLLMGLVGDENDYLVVSVTGPFDPALESYLQHWLPNAKLSLRRKAAVQVPAKTLVQDHGFGVVRPSDDRPSPGKKLVRIEDGIKSIYRDGHLTVGTQMSGRQITAHRAELLIGNIDQTLDEFTG